In the genome of bacterium, the window TCACTCGAACGGTCGGTGTTCCATCCGATGCGGGGAACCGCTCGATTGTCCATTGATCGGGGCGCATTATCCCGCCCTCGCCATCGAAATGCGTTTCGATTCTTTAAGTGATTCCAATTCGGTGAGCGACCAATGCAAGGTTGTCAAAAGATTTTCCTCGATGGACTCCGGAAACAACGGATATGGCTTGCTATCCGGTTCATACCGCCGGTCTTCCCAATGCAAAAGTCGTTTCTCCAGCGAACAAAACGGTTCATGAGCAGCGATGGTTTCGTTGGGAATGCGATGGGTGAGAAATGCTTGCAGCCAATCGCGAATTCGTTGCTGTTGGCTGGTAACTTGCGGTCCGGTCATTTCTATCCGGGATAAGCGTGAAGTATCGTAGCGAAACTCACCGGAGAATTCTGGAGAGAACTTGCTGGGGTCATTCAAAAATTGCTTCAGTGAGAATGCCCAATCGTCGCTCTCTACGCCTTGCTCGCGCCAACACCCGGCGGCAATAGAACCGATCGCGCCGGTGGTAAACGGGTAGGCTTTGTTCTCGTATAGCCCAAACGTTGCCGCACCATGAAAAGAAGCAAAATGCAAGGCGCCGCTATCGAGTCCGGTGAGAACACTGCCAGGCTTCTTCAACCGTTCGGATAACTCATATAGCGTTTCATTTCCAGTACAATCGACGATACTTTCGTCCGCCGGAAAATGCAGTAGCAATGCAGCGGCGATTGCGCGTTCCTGTGCCGTTCCCACCAGATATACTTTACCGAATTGCTTTGCGATTTGTACGGTCAAAAATAATCGTTCAAAGCCCCATTGGCGCTCTTTACCGCCGGATCCGACCGCCACCGAAATTTCCTGTACTGGCTCCGACCAAGTTATCGCAGGCAAATTAGCTTCATCGGAAACTCGCCACCGCCAGAGATCGCTAACATGAATGCGCGCTTCCGGCGGTAACATTGGCAGGGTTCGGACGACCGCTTCCGAACGGAGTATTGCCACATTCATCGGCTGGAAGTAACAATTCGGATGCTGCTTCGTCAGAATCGACTGAAGCAGACGAGCCAGCGGAGTATCGTTACAACGGAGAATCCAGTCGAAGCGAGGTAATTCCTGCAGTTTCACAGCAATCGAGCGATACGCTTCGTACGGTAACGCAAAGGGTAACGATAGGTCGGGAAACGGTAACGCGAACGGTTCACAATCGGTTAGCAACGATACCGCGTCGACAACCCGCGCATCGCAGAGTGGAACGATTTCCGTATTGGGAAACCTCTGACGCAACGCATGGAATAGGGGCATCGTTTGCACCCAATCGCCAAGTCGCGCTAACTGTAGTAGTCCGATTCTCATGAATAGCTCACGACGCCATCGCCAATAACTTAGTTGCCATTGCATCGCCGGGACGTTTGTGTAAAACTGCCAGCAAGTGAGGCACCGCTTCGTCGGCATTCCCGGAAGCGATTTTCGTTCCCGCCAATAGGATGAGTAAATCGGGATGATTGGGTTGCCGCCGCAGGAAATTCTGCAAACATTCTTCGGCGATATCGAAACGTTTTACTTGTTGCGCGCAATTCACCAGTGCAAGCATCGCCTGCCAATCGGCTTGTTCCAAATCGAGCGAATCCTGATACGCTTCGAGTGCCTTCTCCCAATCGTTGCGGGTCTGTAAACAGATTGCCAATCCCAAATGCGCCCGCTGCGAACGGGAGTTTTTTTCTATCACCCCGAGATATGCTAGCTCGGCCGCATTCGCGTCGCCCCGCATCATCAGAACATTGGCTAAACCAATATCAATCTCTTCTAGCGCTCCCGCGATTTGCTGCGCGGTGCGATACAACATTTCCGCATCGTCGAGCCGGTTTTGTTTTACGGCAATGTCGCCATGTAGAACATTCACCATCGCTTTTTCGATGTCGGATTCGGCAAATTGCGTCAGCGATTTCGTGATTAGGGAGCAGTGGTCAAGTTGATTCGAGCGTTTTGTCAGCAAAGCCGCTTGACATCCGTTTCGGAACGAGGGAAACTTCTGGTACAATGCTTCGGCAGCTTGCGCAGCACGTGGCAAGTCACATTGCTCGACTGCTGTTTGTACAAGCAGCTCGTAAACCCCTTCATTATTGGGATACTTCCGCAACAATTCCTGAATGGCGAATTCAGCTTCGGAAAATTTGAATTGGAAGAGTAATTGCCGGGTTTTCTCAATGGCGATTTGTGAAACCCGCTCAGCAGTGAATAGCCGCAACTTGTATTCTTCGACTTCAATTGCGCGAATGCCGTCCTCAGCAAATTTTAGCTGGCAGTCGTCGAGTGTGCGATCCTTCCATTTTTGTTTTAGGAGCTGCCAATTTTCGCGATTATGATTTCTTCTACCTGGTGAAGATTCCTCAAAATGAAGCACCGTGGCGCGCGGTGTATAGAGAATTCGCTTCCCGGTTTCGGTTACCTTGCGGCAAAAATCGACGTCCTCAAAACCGTTGCGGAACCGTTCGTCGAAACCGCCCAAGTCGAGATACAATTCGCGGGGAACCATCCAACAGGCGGCGGTAACCGCTTTGAATTCGCGTTCGTAAGACACCTGCTCGGCGTTTTCGGCAAAGTCGTGATAGATATGGAACGGATGGCCACCGCGGTAGAAAGCAACGCCAGCGTGTTGAATCGTCCGGTTGTGGGGATACAGTAACTTGCAGCCGACAATGCCGCAATCCGGATGCGCCTCGATGACCCGGAGCATTTCGCGTAACCAGCCCGCTTCCGGCATCGTATCCGAATTCAACATGACAAGATACTTGCCGAGCGCAACAGCCGCCCCTTGGTTGTTTGCCCCGGCAAAGTTACGGTTTTCGGTATTTCGAAGTAGTACGAATGGCTGAGGATAGGTTTCCAGTAACTCGACAGTACCATCGGTCGATGCGTTATCGACGACGATTAACTCAAAGGGCGGTTCATCGGGAGCTAATGCAAAAAGCCGATCCAGACATTGCTTGACCAGATCGGCGCGATTGTAGGTCGCGATGACGATCGAGATGACCGGGGCGTTCATGCCGTCTCCTTAAATTGATTACCCGATGAAATTGAT includes:
- a CDS encoding glycosyltransferase, with amino-acid sequence MNAPVISIVIATYNRADLVKQCLDRLFALAPDEPPFELIVVDNASTDGTVELLETYPQPFVLLRNTENRNFAGANNQGAAVALGKYLVMLNSDTMPEAGWLREMLRVIEAHPDCGIVGCKLLYPHNRTIQHAGVAFYRGGHPFHIYHDFAENAEQVSYEREFKAVTAACWMVPRELYLDLGGFDERFRNGFEDVDFCRKVTETGKRILYTPRATVLHFEESSPGRRNHNRENWQLLKQKWKDRTLDDCQLKFAEDGIRAIEVEEYKLRLFTAERVSQIAIEKTRQLLFQFKFSEAEFAIQELLRKYPNNEGVYELLVQTAVEQCDLPRAAQAAEALYQKFPSFRNGCQAALLTKRSNQLDHCSLITKSLTQFAESDIEKAMVNVLHGDIAVKQNRLDDAEMLYRTAQQIAGALEEIDIGLANVLMMRGDANAAELAYLGVIEKNSRSQRAHLGLAICLQTRNDWEKALEAYQDSLDLEQADWQAMLALVNCAQQVKRFDIAEECLQNFLRRQPNHPDLLILLAGTKIASGNADEAVPHLLAVLHKRPGDAMATKLLAMAS